A stretch of DNA from Chloroflexota bacterium:
GGTTTCGGCGCGGGCAGCCCGCTGGCCCTCGCCGTGCTCGTGGCTATTGGCGCCGTGCTCGTGGTCGTGCTCGAACTCGAGGTACAGGGCAGTGCCGCTCGTGATGATCCCCTCGCCCTCCCGCACGGCGTGGACGTCGTAGGTAATGCCCGCGCCCGCGTCTGAGAGCCGGACGTAGAGCAGCATGCCCTCCCGAACGGGACACTGCGCCTCTGCAAGGCACGCCTTGAGCTGGGGGACCAGGTTCGGGAGGTGGAGCATCGAGATGTCGACGGCCGGCACGAGGGTGACCTCCGTCGCCGGGCCGAGATCGGCGCGTTCGACCGCCACCTGTTCGTGGGGGTAAACCTTCAGGGCCTGGCGCGTGAACCGGTCGAAGCGCACGTGGCGCCCCGCGCCCATCCCGGGGTGCTCGCCCACGATGCGCGCGAGCGCGGTACGCCCGCGAATGGTCGTCATGCGGACGACGTCTCCGACGGACGCGCCGATAGCCTCCATCACGTCGCGGCCAACGTACGCGGCGCAGGGGCGCGCGTCGCGAAAGTCGCTCGGTTGCGGGTCGACCGTGGCGGCGTTGACACCGACGGGCAATCCTCGTAGAGTCACGGACGGCGCCCCAGCATGAGAGGAGTCACGGCATGCAGTCTCGTCAGCGTGTTCGCGAGCGAACCCCCGAGCGGGAACAGCGCGTTCAGGACCACGAATGGGACGAGGTCCGGGGGCGAGAGCGCTCGCGCAGGACGAAGCTCCTGGAGGAGCGCCCTCGCGTGGTCACTTTCGATTCCGTGCCCTGGGAGCAGTCGCGGTCTGCCTATCATAAGGTATTCACCACGTACGATACGGCGACGGCAGAGCGCAAGCCGTGGACCGCGCCGATGGGCACGCTGCGCGTCATGATGCAGACGATCCCGACCGGTCACAAGAACGCGAACCACCGCCACATCGCCGAGGTACCCTTCTACATCCACGCGGGCAAGGGCCACGAGGTGCACGATGGCCGTCGGCACGACTGGGAAGCCGGCGACTTGATGATCGTGCCGCCGTGGTGCATGCACCAGCACTTCTGTGACGAGGGTCCGGCGCTCCTGGTCTATTGCCAGGCGGGCCACGGGCCCTTCATGGCGGCCGGATTCAGCAGCGAGCAGGCCGAGATGCACGAGAGCTGGACCATGCCCGAGGACGCGCGCCCGCTGTACGGGCCGGACGGCGACATGGTGGGCTATCGGCGCGGCGACGTGGAGTTCATCTTTCGTTCGGCCACCGCCGAGCGGCAGGCGCTGGCGAACCGCACCTTCGAGGCGCCGCCGGTCCCCAGCCATTCGGTGACCGATGGCTACGAGTGGTTCATCCGCCGATTTCAGGAGGAGTGCTACTGGCGCCAGAACGTTCCTCAGGTCATTCAGCAGCGCCAGCGGACCTGGGAGAACACCCGCAACGGCCGGGTGCTCTGGTTCCTCCACCCCATGCACCCCGAGCTGCAAACGGGAATGAAGCTCTTCGAGTGCTATCTGCAGGAGATCCCTCCCGGGGGCCGATCCGGTAAGCACCGCCATCTGGGCGACGAGGCGCACTTCGTCATCGCGGGGCACGGTTACGAGGAGATCGACGGACAGCGGTGGGAGTGGTCGGAGAACGACGTCGTGGCGATCCCGAACCTGGCGGTCCACCAGTCGTTCAACGCGGATCGCGAGAGGCCGGCAAGGATCCTCGTGTACAAGTCGCGATCCTTCGAGTACGCCAGCTTCGCGGGGATCGAGCATTTCGAAGACGCGTCCGATTCGTCGCAGGACTGATGGGAGGAACATGAGATGACGCAGACCGCGTTCGCATCGGTTCACGTGGGACCGGGCGAGTTCGAGTTGCGGGAGATCCCCGTTCCAGAGGAGATCCCCGACGACGCCGCGCTCTTGAAGATGGAAGCGTGCGGCATCTGCGGGAGC
This window harbors:
- a CDS encoding cupin domain-containing protein, with amino-acid sequence MQSRQRVRERTPEREQRVQDHEWDEVRGRERSRRTKLLEERPRVVTFDSVPWEQSRSAYHKVFTTYDTATAERKPWTAPMGTLRVMMQTIPTGHKNANHRHIAEVPFYIHAGKGHEVHDGRRHDWEAGDLMIVPPWCMHQHFCDEGPALLVYCQAGHGPFMAAGFSSEQAEMHESWTMPEDARPLYGPDGDMVGYRRGDVEFIFRSATAERQALANRTFEAPPVPSHSVTDGYEWFIRRFQEECYWRQNVPQVIQQRQRTWENTRNGRVLWFLHPMHPELQTGMKLFECYLQEIPPGGRSGKHRHLGDEAHFVIAGHGYEEIDGQRWEWSENDVVAIPNLAVHQSFNADRERPARILVYKSRSFEYASFAGIEHFEDASDSSQD